The Pochonia chlamydosporia 170 chromosome Unknown PCv3seq00016, whole genome shotgun sequence genome contains a region encoding:
- a CDS encoding C2H2 finger domain-containing protein (similar to Beauveria bassiana ARSEF 2860 XP_008601633.1): MDSLPQFRETRPSLLSILSSSPGLYRIHHNKQSSGSPAVSMPGLDLKDDVPQPPPRHIPFLASPARPEKSMDELRDYGRSASFVQVGYGNLCSSLPDERPDSGSSVNGNESYASYTAAERSVATTSPVHDLVERDGSNGIVEADLNTDSLDYRPAEFMRHDKVYFQTAADLHGDSMKNKLDPIRRFVRSPRSVASSTLIDQAHRQLDPRALRLSIPIKLPIHSNLLFETPSRMSKTFILSDVSHRPALVRHFPGEQRMPKDGLDYVCSRRGHSWQNNTGHASSTHGNYEFAAAEDMETHEATAPKRFQPGGAYAAIDRERGAASPLAEYHLIHGGSTDPQRDLSSLDSSIPRLTVMPKGSSVSARSSAAISRFNSYISTMSTGPSAVTTAASFGNRSLRALSPCGASPTSCNSPYMTPGSVVLTSRTSISVMGETYERNISSTGSRKLAGVQKSRGSKVQRVYLCGCCPKKRKKFETAEDLSTHEAEKQYGCPFCGNRFKNKNEIERHLNSLHVRRHSWSCSALSGYDQTFHDSTSHAGEADTCSYCGVEFPRSGNGLGNESLTGGIAPKHATDQDWDDRIRHLQEVHKFRECNSSKKFYRADHFRQHLKHIHAGANGKWTNKLENACKMEEDPGWSPDQLNRLSTQSNRDRGAQRQSSRAQSIRPSIELNR; this comes from the exons GACGACGTCCCTCAGCCTCCACCTCGCCATATACCATTTCTGGCGTCTCCTGCTCGCCCCGAAAAATCGATGGACGAACTGCGAGATTATGGACGCTCCGCGTCATTCGTACAGGTTGGGTACGGCAATTTATGTTCATCACTCCCTGATGAGAGACCAGACTCCGGAAGCAGCGTCAATGGTAACGAGAGTTATGCAAGCTATACCGCAGCCGAAAGGTCTGTAGCTACTACAAGCCCTGTGCACGACTTGGTCGAAAGAGACGGCTCCAACGGTATCGTTGAAGCCGACCTTAATACCGACTCTCTGGACTATCGACCAGCCGAATTCATGCGCCATGACAAGGTCTATTTTCAAACTGCAGCTGATTTACATGGCGATAGCATGAAGAATAAGTTGGATCCCATTCGCAGATTCGTTAGGTCGCCACGATCAGTTGCGTCATCAACTCTGATCGATCAAGCACATCGACAACTAGATCCTCGAGCTCTCAGGCTGAGCATACCTATTAAGCTGCCCATCCATAGCAACTTACTATTTGAGACGCCCTCCAGAATGTCAAAAACTTTCATTTTGTCTGATGTTTCTCATCGACCTGCGCTAGTTCGACATTTCCCAGGAGAGCAACGTATGCCAAAGGACGGTTTGGACTATGTTTGTTCACGCAGGGGCCACTCATGGCAAAACAATACCGGCCATGCCTCATCCACTCATGGTAACTACGAGTTTGCAGCCGCAGAAGATATGGAGACTCACGAAGCCACGGCACCAAAGAGGTTTCAGCCGGGGGGAGCTTATGCCGCTATTGATCGCGAGCGAGGGGCTGCTAGCCCTCTAGCAGAATATCATTTAATCCATGGTGGCTCGACTGATCCTCAACGTGATCTTAGTTCTCTCGATTCTTCGATACCCCGACTCACCGTCATGCCAAAGGGTTCATCGGTTTCGGCCAGGTCCTCTGCTGCGATATCTCGCTTTAACTCTTATATTTCCACCATGTCCACAGGGCCATCAGCTGTTACGACAGCAGCGTCATTCGGCAACCGGTCGCTTCGTGCTCTCTCACCTTGCGGCGCCTCTCCAACATCTTGCAACTCACCGTACATGACACCTGGTTCCGTCGTCCTTACCTCTCGAACTTCCATCTCTGTCATGGGGGAAACATACGAGCgcaacatctccagcacaGGCTCGAGGAAGCTAGCAGGGGTCCAAAAAAGTAGGGGCTCTAAGGTTCAGCGAGTTTACTTGTGCGGTTGCTGCCccaagaagcggaagaagTTTGAGACAGCAGAAGACCTTAG CACTCACGAAGCTGAGAAACAGTATGGATGTCCATTCTGTGGCAACCGtttcaagaacaagaatgaAATCGAGCGACACCTGAATTCCCTTCATGTTCGTCGCCACTCATGGTCGTGTTCTGCCTTGTCTGGGTATGACCAGACATTCCACGATTCAACAAGCCATGCTGGAGAGGCAGACACTTGCAGTTACTGCGGCGTCGAGTTTCCTCGGTCAGGAAATGGTCTCGGTAATGAATCATTGACTGGAGGTATTGCACCGAAACATGCCACGGACCAAGACTGGGATGATCGAATTCGTCATCTCCAGGAAGTGCACAAGTTCCGAGAATGCAACTCCTCCAAGAAATTCTATAGAGCAGACCATTTTCGACAACACTTGAAGCATATTCATGCTGGGGCTAACGGCAAGTGGACAAACAAGCTAGAAAATGCATGCAAGATGGAGGAAGATCCAGGGTGGTCCCCCGATCAACTCAATCGATTGAGCACTCAATCGAATCGCGATCGGGGAGCACAACGCCAATCGAGTCGTGCCCAATCGATTAGACCTTCAATCGAATTGAATCGCTGA